Proteins encoded within one genomic window of Populus trichocarpa isolate Nisqually-1 unplaced genomic scaffold, P.trichocarpa_v4.1 scaffold_502, whole genome shotgun sequence:
- the LOC127903882 gene encoding receptor-like protein Cf-9 has product MGCLLRFTQSVSLILFLLHFNPTVSSSLSSNFSSSTQLCARDQSIHLLQFKESFFIDPSASFEDCENPKTESWIEGTDCCLWDGVTCDIKSGQVIGLDLACSMLYGALHSNSTLFSLHHLQKLDLSYNDFNLSHISSQFGHFSNLTHLNLNYSGFTGLVPSQISHLSKLVSLDLSYNNKLALEPIPFNKLVQNLTKLRELHLSEVDMSMVVPSFLMNLSSPLSSLQLVRCGLQGKLPSNAHGLSNLQLLDLSENIDLTGSFPPFNVSNALSYLDLSMTGISIHLEHDPVNNLKSVKQLYLRQCNFTGSNLPRLGNLTQLTVLDISYNNLSGHIPFSIGKLKHLQTLNLGFNNFTGPVPSDFEQLTELDSLDLSGNSYLTLDSSSLNKLVQNRTKLRKLLLRWVNMSLVVPNSLKNLSSSLSILSFGNCGLRGEFPANIFLLPNLEFLNLGGNVGLTGSFPSSNVSSSLEDLALFDTKISISIDNDFINNLKSLKNLYLSNCNISKRSNLALLGNLTQLTALDLSFNNLSGRIPSSLANLVNLNLLDLSSNNFKGQIPDFLGSLTQLQRLFLSDNQLLGPISPQISSLSNLIALMLSDNLFTGTIPSFLFSRPSLQYLDLRSNLFTGNLSEFQYNSLILLDLSNNHLHGPIPSSVFNQENLMVLKLASNNKFTGEISSSACKLTALQVLDLSNNSLSGFIPQCLGNFSDSLSVLHLGMNDLQGTILSRFLVGNNLRYLNLNGNELEGEIPPSMINCTQLEVLDLGFNKIKGKFPYFLDTLQELQVLVLKSNELHGFVKGPTTNYAFSKLRIFDISSNNFSGPLPTGYFNGLEAMKTLDQDMIYMKVRNISYDYSVKLTWKGLEIEFVKIRSTLAFIDLSHNSFIGEIPESIGKLNALQQLNFSHNSLTGYIQPSLGNLANLESLDLSSNLLTGRIPMQLADLTFLSVLNLSHNQLEGPIPKGKQFNTFNKGSFEGNSGLCGFQISKECNSGETQQPPPSNSEEGDDSSLFGDGFGWKAVVMGYGCGFVLGATVGYIVFRTRKPAWFVRMVEVQWNLKTKGRKKKAHRNGARRN; this is encoded by the coding sequence ATGGGATGTTTACTACGGTTCACTCAGTCTGtgtctttaattttgtttctcttgCATTTTAATCCAACAGTTTCGTCATCCTTGTCTTCAAACTTCTCCTCTTCAACTCAATTGTGTGCCCGTGACCAAAGTATTCATCTGCTCCAATTCAAAGAATCTTTTTTCATTGATCCTTCTGCTTCTTTTGAGGATTGTGAAAATCCCAAGACAGAGTCATGGATAGAGGGCACAGATTGCTGCTTGTGGGATGGGGTGACTTGCGACATCAAGAGTGGGCAAGTCATTGGGCTTGACCTTGCCTGCAGCATGCTTTATGGCGCTCTCCATTCCAATAGCACTCTCTTCTcccttcatcatcttcaaaagcTCGACCTCTCTTACAATGATTTCAATCTCTCTCATATTTCATCTCAGTTTGGCCACTTTTCCAATTTGACACATCTTAACCTAAACTACTCGGGTTTTACTGGCCTAGTTCCATCACAAATCTCTCATCTGTCCAAACTGGTTTCACTTGATCTCTCTTATAATAACAAACTGGCACTAGAACCAATTCCTTTTAACAAGCTTGTTCAAAACCTAACCAAGCTAAGAGAACTTCATTTGAGCGAGGTAGACATGTCAATGGTTGTACCCAGTTTCTTGATGAACCTTTCTTCTCCTTTGTCATCACTCCAACTCGTTAGATGTGGATTGCAAGGGAAATTACCAAGTAACGCTCATGGGCTATCAAACTTGCAGCTGCTTGATTTATCGGAGAACATAGACCTTACTGGCTCTTTTCCACCATTCAATGTGAGTAATGCTCTTTCATACTTGGATCTATCAATGACGGGGATTTCAATCCATCTAGAACATGATCCAGTTAATAATTTGAAGTCGGTGAAGCAATTGTATCTTAGACAATGCAATTTTACTGGCTCAAATCTACCACGGCTTGGCAACCTCACACAACTCACTGTGTTGGACATTTCATATAACAACTTGAGTGGTCACATCCCTTTCTCTATAGGAAAACTTAAGCACCTCCAGACCTTGAATCTCGGATTCAACAATTTTACAGGTCCGGTTCCATCTGATTTTGAGCAGCTCACTGAGTTGGATTCACTTGATCTCTCTGGGAACTCTTACCTGACACTAGATTCATCTTCTCTTAACAAGCTTGTTCAAAACCGAACCAAGTTAAGAAAACTCCTTTTGCGGTGGGTAAATATGTCTTTGGTTGTACCCAATTCCTTGAAGAATTTGTCGTCTTCTTTGTCAATTCTTTCTTTCGGGAATTGTGGGCTGCGAGGGGAATTCCCAGCTAACATCTTTCTCCTACCTAACCTTGAATTTCTCAATTTGGGGGGTAACGTAGGCCTCACAGGTTCTTTTCCTTCCTCCAATGTGAGCAGTTCCCTCGAGGACTTGGCTCTTTTTGATACGAAAATCTCAATTTCTATCGACAATGACTTTATCAATAATCTAAAGTCGTTGAAAAATCTGTATCTCAGTAACTGTAACATTAGCAAAAGATCAAATCTAGCCCTACTTGGTAACCTCACACAGCTTACTGCATTAGATCtctcatttaataatttgagtGGCCGCATCCCGTCATCTCTTGCAAACCTTGTGAATCTCAATTTGTTGGATCTTAGTTCCAATAATTTCAAGGGTCAGATTCCAGATTTTTTGGGTAGCCTGACACAACTTCAACGTTTATTTTTATCAGATAATCAATTGCTAGGCCCTATCTCTCCTCAAATAAGTAGCCTTTCAAATCTAATAGCTCTCATGTTATCTGATAACTTGTTCACAGGCACAATACCgtcctttttgttttctcgTCCCTCTCTGCAGTATTTGGACCTCCGTAGTAACTTATTCACTGGGAATTTAAGTGAATTCCAGTACAATTCATTAATATTGCTTGATTTGAGCAATAACCACTTGCATGGCCCAATTCCAAGTTCAGTTTTCAATCAAGAGAACTTGATGGTCCTTAAACTTGCATCCAACAACAAGTTCACAGGAGAGATTTCTTCTTCTGCTTGTAAGCTGACAGCCCTACAAGTCCTTGACTTGTCCAACAACAGCTTGAGTGGTTTTATACCACAATGTCTGGGGAACTTTAGCGACAGTCTCTCAGTGTTGCATCTTGGCATGAATGATCTCCAAGGCACAATCCTTTCAAGGTTTTTGGTGGGGAATAACTTGAGATATCTCAATCTCAATGGCAACGAATTGGAAGGGGAAATACCACCATCTATGATCAACTGTACACAATTGGAGGTTCTTGATCTTGGCTTCAATAAGATAAAAGGCAAGTTCCCCTACTTTCTGGATACGCTTCAAGAGCTACAGGTTCTTGTTCTAAAATCCAACGAACTCCATGGGTTTGTGAAAGGTCCGACGACCAACTACGCCTTTTCAAAACTAAGGATTTTTGACATCTCCAGCAATAATTTTAGTGGACCATTGCCAACTGGGTATTTCAATGGTCTGGAAGCAATGAAGACCTTGGATCAAGATATGATTTACATGAAGGTTAGAAACATCAGTTATGATTATTCTGTAAAACTGACGTGGAAAGGGCTGGAAATTGAGTTTGTGAAAATTAGAAGTACCCTCGCATTCATTGATTTGTCGCACAACAGTTTTATTGGAGAGATACCAGAGTCGATTGGAAAGCTTAATGCACTTCAACAGCTAAACTTCTCTCACAACTCCCTTACAGGATATATTCAACCTTCATTGGGGAATTTGGCCAATCTGGAATCGTTAGATCTCTCTTCAAATTTGCTTACGGGAAGGATTCCGATGCAGTTGGCAGATCTTACATTTCTTAGTGTCCTAAACCTTTCACATAACCAGCTAGAGGGACCCATACCTAAAGGAAAGCAGTTCAACACGTTCAATAAGGGCTCATTCGAAGGAAACTCGGGCTTGTGTGGATTTCAAATCTCAAAGGAATGCAATAGTGGTGAGACACAACAACCACCACCATCAAACTCCGAAGAAGGAGATGATTCATCACTGTTTGGAGATGGATTTGGATGGAAAGCAGTTGTGATGGGGTATGGATGTGGATTTGTGCTTGGAGCTACAGTGGGATACATAGTGTTTAGAACAAGAAAACCGGCATGGTTTGTGAGGATGGTCGAAGTTCAATGGAatctgaaaacaaaaggaagaaagaagaaagctcACAGAAACGGTGCAAGAAGAAACTAA